From Rhizobium sp. NZLR1, a single genomic window includes:
- a CDS encoding phytanoyl-CoA dioxygenase family protein, giving the protein MSIAARAAQTRTPDFPLTAHGKTLAAERMGWLTPTDPAIGVDAIRRRYQDDGYVWLKGLLPRADIIDFRGWVFERLAATGLVEPGSDFTLGLASATGCDWSLADRRLMSLVRSAAYEGFCTQPPLIRFMDDFLQGISYLHKRKIMRFTQPGSPTATPAHYDLVYLRGGTRRLVTAWIPIGDIPTEMGGLVYLEGSHALGVKMEAEFQAASDDLSPQERISAYNSHMTEGGWVSKDLPDMAERFDTRWLAADYEAGDVVLHSPHMIHASTTNQDSSRRLRLSTDIRYQNVDDEIDARWNNHWSLGDML; this is encoded by the coding sequence ATGTCGATTGCCGCCAGAGCCGCGCAGACCCGAACGCCGGATTTTCCCCTTACCGCCCACGGCAAGACCTTGGCTGCGGAGCGGATGGGCTGGCTCACGCCGACCGATCCGGCCATCGGCGTCGACGCCATCCGCCGCCGCTACCAGGACGATGGCTATGTCTGGCTGAAAGGTCTTCTGCCACGGGCCGATATCATCGACTTCCGTGGCTGGGTCTTCGAACGCCTCGCTGCGACAGGACTGGTCGAGCCCGGCAGCGATTTTACGCTGGGGCTCGCATCGGCCACCGGCTGCGACTGGAGCCTGGCGGACCGGCGCCTGATGTCGCTCGTCCGCTCCGCCGCCTATGAAGGCTTCTGCACGCAACCGCCGCTCATCCGCTTCATGGATGATTTCCTGCAGGGCATTTCCTATCTGCACAAGCGCAAGATCATGCGTTTCACCCAGCCGGGATCGCCGACGGCCACACCCGCTCACTACGATCTCGTCTACCTCCGCGGCGGCACCCGCCGCCTGGTGACGGCCTGGATCCCGATCGGCGACATTCCCACCGAGATGGGCGGCCTGGTCTACCTCGAAGGCTCGCATGCGCTTGGCGTCAAGATGGAGGCCGAGTTCCAGGCCGCAAGCGACGATCTTTCTCCGCAAGAGCGGATCAGTGCCTATAACAGCCACATGACGGAAGGCGGCTGGGTGTCGAAGGATCTCCCTGATATGGCGGAGCGCTTCGACACCCGCTGGCTCGCTGCCGATTATGAGGCTGGTGACGTTGTGCTCCACTCGCCCCATATGATCCACGCCTCGACCACCAACCAGGACAGCAGCCGACGGCTGCGCCTCTCCACCGACATCAGATATCAAAATGTCGACGACGAGATCGACGCCCGATGGAACAACCATTGGAGTCTCGGCGATATGC
- a CDS encoding AraC family transcriptional regulator: MRDAEAIYRTPLGAAGGLAVIGSGRQHARHAVSDRKLPSFAVVLVERGPGWLETAASGRLRLTGPALFWLFPNRTHSYAPDEGGWDERWALFEGSFTRDFVRLRMIAERHPVVALHHLDELTRLFGKLHADLLDDTNLGQASAALMLHHIVIAAARQASGGANRHQGRPDMADIVETLRQRAMQPLDLAAFAAEHGMSPATLRRRFTLETGLPPKAFQLRVRMDHAKQLLATTDQKIETVAAMVGLDDPFYFSRVFHEREGCSPREFRARYRRV, encoded by the coding sequence ATGAGAGACGCCGAGGCCATCTATAGAACGCCGCTCGGCGCGGCCGGCGGCCTGGCGGTCATCGGAAGCGGCAGGCAGCACGCCCGCCATGCGGTGAGCGACCGCAAACTTCCGAGTTTCGCCGTCGTGCTGGTGGAGCGCGGGCCAGGCTGGCTGGAAACCGCAGCCAGCGGCCGGCTGAGGCTGACCGGGCCTGCTCTGTTCTGGCTGTTTCCCAACCGCACGCATTCTTACGCTCCCGACGAAGGCGGCTGGGACGAGCGCTGGGCGCTTTTCGAGGGATCCTTCACGCGAGACTTCGTCAGGCTGAGGATGATTGCCGAGCGGCACCCCGTCGTCGCCTTGCATCATCTCGATGAGCTGACGCGGCTCTTCGGCAAGCTTCATGCCGATCTGCTTGACGATACCAACCTTGGGCAGGCGTCGGCGGCATTGATGCTGCATCACATCGTCATCGCAGCCGCCAGACAGGCGAGCGGAGGGGCCAATCGACACCAGGGAAGGCCTGATATGGCCGACATCGTCGAAACGCTACGGCAGCGGGCGATGCAACCGCTCGATCTCGCTGCCTTCGCCGCCGAGCACGGCATGTCGCCGGCGACGCTGCGCAGGCGGTTCACGCTTGAAACCGGACTGCCTCCCAAAGCATTCCAGCTTCGGGTGCGCATGGACCATGCCAAACAGCTGTTGGCAACCACCGACCAAAAGATCGAAACGGTGGCCGCCATGGTCGGCCTGGACGACCCATTTTATTTTTCACGGGTCTTCCACGAGCGCGAGGGCTGCAGTCCTCGCGAATTCCGCGCTAGATATAGGCGGGTGTGA
- a CDS encoding helix-turn-helix domain-containing protein: MDSLITAAARALASGDALGALKRVALRDDAPALALRGIAMAQLGDLVRAKALLKSAARAFGPREAVARARCVVAEAEIALVSRDLTWPPKALEAARKVLDAHGDRVNAAHAGNVAIRRLVLIGGLDEAERSLAALDPTPLPPALRAAHELVAAGIAVRRLQTRAARSALDRARLAARAADIPALTAEVEAAALVLDTPAARLLSRGQERPLLLAAVEELLSSGMLVVDACRHVVWNAGTAVSLATRPVLFALARALAEAWPADVARGTLIARAFRGKHADESHRARLRVEIGRLRAELRGLAEVSATKRGFVLSLPGAREIAVLAPLVEGSHGAVLAFLADGEAWSSSALAIALGASPRTVQRALDSLAGEGKVQSLGRGRARRWMSPPLSGFPTILLLPGPLPSD, from the coding sequence ATGGACTCGCTGATCACAGCCGCGGCGCGGGCGCTGGCATCGGGCGATGCACTCGGCGCGCTGAAGCGGGTGGCGTTGCGCGACGATGCGCCGGCACTGGCGCTGCGCGGCATCGCGATGGCACAGCTTGGCGATCTCGTTCGCGCCAAGGCGCTGTTGAAGAGTGCGGCGCGCGCCTTCGGCCCACGGGAGGCAGTGGCGCGAGCGCGCTGCGTGGTCGCCGAGGCCGAGATCGCGCTCGTCTCGCGCGATCTCACCTGGCCGCCGAAGGCGCTGGAAGCGGCGCGCAAGGTGCTGGATGCGCACGGCGACAGGGTCAATGCCGCCCATGCAGGCAATGTGGCCATTCGCAGGCTGGTGCTGATCGGCGGCCTCGACGAGGCCGAGCGCTCGCTCGCAGCACTCGATCCGACGCCGCTGCCGCCGGCTCTGCGGGCTGCCCACGAGCTGGTGGCGGCTGGCATTGCCGTCCGCCGCTTGCAGACGAGGGCGGCGCGTTCGGCGCTTGACCGGGCAAGGCTTGCAGCGCGCGCGGCCGATATCCCGGCTTTGACGGCGGAGGTCGAAGCCGCCGCCCTGGTGCTCGATACTCCGGCGGCGCGGCTGCTGTCGCGCGGGCAAGAACGTCCGCTGCTGCTTGCTGCGGTGGAAGAGCTGCTTTCCTCCGGCATGCTCGTCGTCGATGCCTGCCGCCATGTGGTGTGGAACGCTGGGACGGCGGTCTCGCTGGCGACGCGGCCCGTGCTGTTTGCGCTCGCCCGCGCACTTGCCGAAGCCTGGCCGGCGGATGTGGCACGGGGTACGCTCATCGCCCGTGCCTTCCGTGGCAAACACGCCGATGAATCGCATCGCGCCCGGCTGAGGGTCGAGATCGGCCGCCTGCGCGCCGAGCTGCGCGGACTGGCGGAGGTTTCGGCGACGAAGCGCGGCTTTGTGCTTTCGCTGCCCGGCGCCCGGGAGATTGCCGTGCTGGCCCCCCTCGTCGAAGGGTCTCATGGGGCGGTGCTCGCCTTTCTGGCCGACGGCGAGGCTTGGTCGAGCTCGGCCTTGGCGATCGCGCTCGGAGCGAGCCCGCGCACCGTGCAGCGGGCGCTGGATTCCCTGGCTGGGGAAGGCAAGGTGCAATCACTGGGGCGCGGGCGGGCACGGCGCTGGATGAGCCCGCCGCTATCGGGTTTCCCGACGATCTTGTTACTCCCCGGGCCGCTGCCGAGCGATTAG
- a CDS encoding LLM class flavin-dependent oxidoreductase produces the protein MKKIGFLSFGHWTPSPQSQTRSAGDALLQSIDLAVAAEELGADGAYFRVHHFARQLAAPFPLLSAVGAKTSRIEIGTAVIDMRYENPLYMAEDASAADLIAGGRLQLGISRGSPEQVIDGWRHFGYAPPEGQSEADMARHHAEVFLEVLRGEGFAKPNPRPMFPNPPGLLRLEPHSEGLRERIWWGASSNATAVWAAKLGMNLQSSTLKDDETGEPFHVQQADQIRAYREAWKAAGHTRQPRVSVSRSIFALVDDRDRAYFGYGNDEDDKIGFLDEKTRAIFGRSYAAEPDALVKQLAEDQAIAEADTLLLTVPNQLGVAYNAHVIEAILTHVAPALGWR, from the coding sequence ATGAAGAAGATCGGTTTCCTCTCGTTCGGGCACTGGACGCCCTCGCCTCAATCGCAGACGCGCTCGGCCGGCGATGCGCTGCTCCAGTCGATCGACCTTGCCGTCGCGGCCGAGGAGCTCGGTGCCGACGGGGCGTATTTTCGGGTGCATCATTTCGCCCGCCAGCTGGCCGCACCCTTCCCGCTACTATCAGCCGTCGGCGCAAAAACCAGCCGGATCGAGATCGGCACCGCGGTCATCGACATGCGCTACGAGAACCCGCTTTATATGGCCGAGGATGCCAGTGCCGCCGACCTCATCGCCGGCGGCCGGCTGCAGCTTGGCATCAGCCGCGGCTCACCCGAGCAGGTGATCGATGGCTGGCGCCATTTCGGCTATGCCCCGCCCGAAGGCCAGAGCGAGGCTGACATGGCCCGCCATCACGCCGAAGTATTCCTCGAGGTGTTGCGCGGCGAAGGTTTTGCCAAGCCCAACCCGCGGCCGATGTTTCCGAATCCGCCAGGCCTCCTGCGCCTCGAGCCGCATTCGGAGGGGCTGCGCGAGCGGATCTGGTGGGGCGCAAGCTCCAACGCTACCGCCGTCTGGGCGGCCAAGCTCGGCATGAACCTGCAGAGCTCGACGCTGAAGGACGACGAGACGGGAGAGCCGTTCCACGTCCAGCAGGCCGACCAGATCCGCGCCTACCGCGAGGCCTGGAAGGCAGCCGGCCACACGCGCCAGCCGCGCGTCTCGGTCAGCCGCAGCATCTTCGCACTCGTCGACGACCGCGATCGCGCCTATTTCGGCTACGGCAATGACGAGGACGACAAGATCGGTTTCCTCGACGAGAAGACCCGGGCGATCTTCGGCCGAAGCTATGCCGCCGAACCCGATGCCCTGGTTAAGCAGCTCGCCGAGGATCAGGCGATCGCCGAGGCCGACACACTGCTGCTCACCGTCCCCAACCAGCTCGGCGTTGCCTACAACGCCCATGTCATCGAGGCGATCCTGACCCACGTCGCCCCGGCGCTTGGCTGGCGCTGA
- a CDS encoding thioredoxin family protein, with amino-acid sequence MTIQLGTRQEWLEARLDLLEEEKVLTRQSDALAMKRQQLPRVRIDNEYRFDTEAGNVSLKDLFGGRSQLLVYHFMFGPDYTAGCPSCSSIADGFNGFFVHLENHDVAFTAISRAPIAKLQAFKQRMGWSFPWASSFGSDFNGDFSVWFTPEQQRQGDIEYNYRREQPAPEPLAFEPLAGKTVQEWQLRGSEGPVAQIAAMTETDVATYTRDRPGVSAFELADGAVYHSYSSYSRGLDGLWGMYQWLDRAPKGRNETGVWWRHHDRYGKE; translated from the coding sequence ATGACGATACAGCTCGGAACACGGCAGGAGTGGCTGGAAGCGCGGCTCGATCTGCTCGAAGAGGAAAAGGTGCTGACGCGGCAGAGCGACGCGCTGGCGATGAAGCGCCAGCAATTGCCGCGTGTCAGGATCGACAACGAATACCGCTTCGACACCGAGGCGGGCAACGTTTCGCTGAAGGACCTCTTCGGCGGCCGCTCGCAGCTCCTCGTCTATCACTTCATGTTCGGGCCGGATTACACCGCCGGATGCCCGTCCTGCTCCTCGATCGCCGACGGATTCAACGGCTTCTTCGTTCATCTCGAAAACCACGACGTCGCCTTCACGGCGATCTCGCGGGCGCCGATCGCAAAGCTTCAGGCATTCAAGCAGCGCATGGGCTGGAGCTTTCCCTGGGCCTCCTCCTTCGGCAGCGACTTCAACGGCGATTTCAGCGTCTGGTTCACCCCCGAGCAGCAGCGCCAGGGCGACATAGAATATAATTACCGCCGCGAGCAGCCCGCCCCCGAACCACTCGCCTTCGAACCATTGGCCGGCAAGACCGTGCAGGAATGGCAGTTGCGCGGCAGCGAGGGACCGGTGGCGCAGATCGCCGCCATGACCGAAACCGATGTCGCCACCTACACCCGCGACCGGCCGGGCGTCAGCGCCTTCGAGCTTGCCGATGGCGCCGTCTACCACAGCTATTCCAGCTATTCCCGCGGGCTCGACGGGCTCTGGGGCATGTACCAATGGCTCGACCGCGCTCCCAAGGGACGCAACGAAACCGGCGTCTGGTGGCGCCACCACGACCGATATGGCAAGGAGTGA
- a CDS encoding metallophosphoesterase family protein, whose protein sequence is MRYTFAIGDIHGCIDPLDSMIDRITTYASEGTVVFLGDYIDRGPDSRRVLDRLIAGPSDPWRWICLKGNHEDMMVAAYADSDNRAVWLGNGGFETEISFGGRVLPQHLQWAAGRPLMHFDRHRIFVHAGVDPAFPLEQQSEHDLLWIRFPPGRSEEYWGKHLVHGHTPSLSNPVTTGNRTNIDSGCVFGGKLSCAVFDDDVAGGPIDFIEVKA, encoded by the coding sequence ATGCGCTACACGTTTGCCATAGGCGATATTCACGGCTGCATCGATCCGCTCGACAGCATGATCGATCGCATCACAACTTACGCTTCCGAGGGGACTGTGGTTTTCCTTGGCGACTATATCGATCGTGGGCCTGACAGCAGACGTGTCCTCGACCGGCTCATTGCCGGTCCGTCCGACCCGTGGCGCTGGATCTGCCTGAAGGGCAATCATGAGGACATGATGGTCGCTGCCTATGCCGATAGCGATAACAGAGCCGTATGGCTTGGCAATGGCGGATTTGAAACCGAGATTTCGTTTGGCGGCAGGGTTTTGCCCCAGCATCTGCAATGGGCGGCCGGTCGTCCGCTCATGCATTTCGATCGGCACCGCATCTTCGTCCACGCCGGTGTCGATCCCGCATTTCCACTGGAGCAGCAGAGCGAGCACGATCTTCTATGGATCCGGTTTCCTCCCGGCCGGTCTGAAGAGTATTGGGGCAAGCATTTGGTCCACGGCCATACACCGTCGCTATCCAATCCGGTGACGACAGGAAACCGCACCAATATCGACAGCGGCTGCGTCTTCGGCGGCAAGCTTTCCTGTGCGGTGTTTGATGATGACGTTGCCGGCGGGCCGATTGACTTCATCGAGGTGAAGGCATGA